One genomic window of Magnolia sinica isolate HGM2019 chromosome 3, MsV1, whole genome shotgun sequence includes the following:
- the LOC131241425 gene encoding abscisic stress-ripening protein 2-like, with protein sequence MSEEKHHHHLFHHHKEEEAGSTVDDGPVDYEKEVKHHKHMEQLGELGAAAAGAFAVHEKNKAEKDPEHATKYRIEEEIAAAVAVGSGGYAFHEHHEKKEAKEEEEEAHGKKHHHLF encoded by the exons ATGTCTGAGGAGAAACACCATCACCATCTTTTCCATCATCACAAGGAAGAAGAGGCTGGATCCACCGTTGATGATGGTCCAGTTGATTATGAGAAGGAAGTGAAGCACCACAAGCACATGGAGCAACTTGGCGAGCTTGGAGCCGCAGCCGCTGGTGCTTTTGCTGTG CatgagaaaaataaagcagagaAAGACCCAGAGCACGCAACCAAATACAGAATCGAAGAGGAGATTGCGGCTGCAGTTGCAGTAGGGAGTGGAGGATATGCCTTCCACGAGCATCATGAGAAGAAGGAAgcaaaggaagaagaggaagaggccCATGGAAAGAAGCACCACCATCTCTTTTAA
- the LOC131239535 gene encoding uncharacterized protein LOC131239535 isoform X3, with protein sequence MAIIEANISALRSRLPPPSTLHTRFPPASLDFSRPDIQKQKSRFRCKSTSRDSDNEYLLDAPVSIGDGFSFSGGKYSDGPSPSDEWFKRGKIVKAHPVLDSGGKAKDPIFGLTMGAASQASADVFRWFCIEEGSAANPLVMLMHGFPSQAYSYRKVLPTLSKDYRAIAFDWLGFGFSDKPQPRYGFDYTLDEYVSSLESLINEFATEKLSLVVQGYFAPVIVKYASSHQEKLKHLVLLNPPLTDEHTKLPSALSSFSNFLLGEIFSQDPLRASDKTLMSCGPYAMKEEDAMVYRRPYLTSGSSGFALNAISKAMKKELKAGHHVQEDCGEELGQIIARILAKG encoded by the exons ATGGCCATCATCGAAGCCAACATCTCAGCCCTCCGATCTCGGCTTCCTCCCCCATCCACTCTCCACACTCGCTTCCCACCCGCAAGTCTCGATTTCAGCCGTCCCGATATCCAGAAACAGAAATCCAGATTCCGGTGTAAATCAACGAGTCGCGATAGCGACAAT GAATATTTGTTAGATGCTCCTGTTTCAATCGGGGACGGATTCTCTTTCAGCGGAG GAAAATATTCAGATGGGCCGAGCCCATCCGATGAATGGTTTAAGCGTGGGAAGATT GTGAAAGCTCATCCTGTTCTTGATAGTGGTGGGAAGGCAAAGGATCCCATTTTTGGCCTTACAATGGGTGCTGCTTCTCAAGCCTCAGCTGATGTTTTCAG ATGGTTTTGCATTGAAGAAGGAAGTGCTGCTAATCCTTTGGTTATGTTGATGCATGGTTTTCCTTCACAG GCATATTCCTATCGCAAAGTTCTTCCCACACTGTCAAAAGATTATCGTGCCATTGCTTTTGATTGGCTAG GTTTTGGATTTTCAGATAAGCCTCAACCAAGATATGGTTTTGACTACACTTTGGATG AATACGTGTCATCCTTGGAATCTCTTATCAATGAATTTGCGACAGAGAAGCTTTCCCTTGTCGTTCAG GGATACTTCGCTCCGGTCATTGTCAAGTATGCTAGCTCTCATCAGGAAAAGCTGAAACATCTTGTACTTCTCAATCCTCCG CTGACGGACGAGCATACAAAATTGCCATCAGCCTTATCCTCATTCAGCAATTTCCTGCTGGGTGAGATTTTCTCCCAG GACCCTCTCAGAGCTAGTGATAAAACATTGATGAGCTGTGGGCCATATGCGATGAAAGAGGAAGATGCAATGGTTTATAGAAGACCATATCTAACATCTGGTTCTTCTGGTTTTGCATTAAATGCTATAAGCAAGGCAATGAAGAAGGAGCTGAAG GCAGGACATCATGTACAGGAGGATTGTGGAGAAGAGCTTGGCCAGATCATTGCTAGGATACTTGCCAAGGGCTAA
- the LOC131239535 gene encoding uncharacterized protein LOC131239535 isoform X2 produces the protein MAIIEANISALRSRLPPPSTLHTRFPPASLDFSRPDIQKQKSRFRCKSTSRDSDNEYLLDAPVSIGDGFSFSGGKYSDGPSPSDEWFKRGKIVKAHPVLDSGGKAKDPIFGLTMGAASQASADVFRWFCIEEGSAANPLVMLMHGFPSQAYSYRKVLPTLSKDYRAIAFDWLGFGFSDKPQPRYGFDYTLDEYVSSLESLINEFATEKLSLVVQGYFAPVIVKYASSHQEKLKHLVLLNPPDPLRASDKTLMSCGPYAMKEEDAMVYRRPYLTSGSSGFALNAISKAMKKELKAYVEDMRAVLSSQTWKVPTTICWGQRDRWLSYDGVEDFCKGLNHKLVELPMAGHHVQEDCGEELGQIIARILAKG, from the exons ATGGCCATCATCGAAGCCAACATCTCAGCCCTCCGATCTCGGCTTCCTCCCCCATCCACTCTCCACACTCGCTTCCCACCCGCAAGTCTCGATTTCAGCCGTCCCGATATCCAGAAACAGAAATCCAGATTCCGGTGTAAATCAACGAGTCGCGATAGCGACAAT GAATATTTGTTAGATGCTCCTGTTTCAATCGGGGACGGATTCTCTTTCAGCGGAG GAAAATATTCAGATGGGCCGAGCCCATCCGATGAATGGTTTAAGCGTGGGAAGATT GTGAAAGCTCATCCTGTTCTTGATAGTGGTGGGAAGGCAAAGGATCCCATTTTTGGCCTTACAATGGGTGCTGCTTCTCAAGCCTCAGCTGATGTTTTCAG ATGGTTTTGCATTGAAGAAGGAAGTGCTGCTAATCCTTTGGTTATGTTGATGCATGGTTTTCCTTCACAG GCATATTCCTATCGCAAAGTTCTTCCCACACTGTCAAAAGATTATCGTGCCATTGCTTTTGATTGGCTAG GTTTTGGATTTTCAGATAAGCCTCAACCAAGATATGGTTTTGACTACACTTTGGATG AATACGTGTCATCCTTGGAATCTCTTATCAATGAATTTGCGACAGAGAAGCTTTCCCTTGTCGTTCAG GGATACTTCGCTCCGGTCATTGTCAAGTATGCTAGCTCTCATCAGGAAAAGCTGAAACATCTTGTACTTCTCAATCCTCCG GACCCTCTCAGAGCTAGTGATAAAACATTGATGAGCTGTGGGCCATATGCGATGAAAGAGGAAGATGCAATGGTTTATAGAAGACCATATCTAACATCTGGTTCTTCTGGTTTTGCATTAAATGCTATAAGCAAGGCAATGAAGAAGGAGCTGAAG GCTTATGTTGAAGACATGAGGGCAGTATTATCCAGCCAGACTTGGAAAGTGCCCACAACAATATGTTGGGGCCAAAGAGACCGCTGGTTGAGCTATGATGGTGTTGAAGATTTCTGTAAAGGATTAAACCATAAACTGGTTGAACTTCCAATG GCAGGACATCATGTACAGGAGGATTGTGGAGAAGAGCTTGGCCAGATCATTGCTAGGATACTTGCCAAGGGCTAA
- the LOC131239535 gene encoding uncharacterized protein LOC131239535 isoform X1 produces the protein MAIIEANISALRSRLPPPSTLHTRFPPASLDFSRPDIQKQKSRFRCKSTSRDSDNEYLLDAPVSIGDGFSFSGGKYSDGPSPSDEWFKRGKIVKAHPVLDSGGKAKDPIFGLTMGAASQASADVFRWFCIEEGSAANPLVMLMHGFPSQAYSYRKVLPTLSKDYRAIAFDWLGFGFSDKPQPRYGFDYTLDEYVSSLESLINEFATEKLSLVVQGYFAPVIVKYASSHQEKLKHLVLLNPPLTDEHTKLPSALSSFSNFLLGEIFSQDPLRASDKTLMSCGPYAMKEEDAMVYRRPYLTSGSSGFALNAISKAMKKELKAYVEDMRAVLSSQTWKVPTTICWGQRDRWLSYDGVEDFCKGLNHKLVELPMAGHHVQEDCGEELGQIIARILAKG, from the exons ATGGCCATCATCGAAGCCAACATCTCAGCCCTCCGATCTCGGCTTCCTCCCCCATCCACTCTCCACACTCGCTTCCCACCCGCAAGTCTCGATTTCAGCCGTCCCGATATCCAGAAACAGAAATCCAGATTCCGGTGTAAATCAACGAGTCGCGATAGCGACAAT GAATATTTGTTAGATGCTCCTGTTTCAATCGGGGACGGATTCTCTTTCAGCGGAG GAAAATATTCAGATGGGCCGAGCCCATCCGATGAATGGTTTAAGCGTGGGAAGATT GTGAAAGCTCATCCTGTTCTTGATAGTGGTGGGAAGGCAAAGGATCCCATTTTTGGCCTTACAATGGGTGCTGCTTCTCAAGCCTCAGCTGATGTTTTCAG ATGGTTTTGCATTGAAGAAGGAAGTGCTGCTAATCCTTTGGTTATGTTGATGCATGGTTTTCCTTCACAG GCATATTCCTATCGCAAAGTTCTTCCCACACTGTCAAAAGATTATCGTGCCATTGCTTTTGATTGGCTAG GTTTTGGATTTTCAGATAAGCCTCAACCAAGATATGGTTTTGACTACACTTTGGATG AATACGTGTCATCCTTGGAATCTCTTATCAATGAATTTGCGACAGAGAAGCTTTCCCTTGTCGTTCAG GGATACTTCGCTCCGGTCATTGTCAAGTATGCTAGCTCTCATCAGGAAAAGCTGAAACATCTTGTACTTCTCAATCCTCCG CTGACGGACGAGCATACAAAATTGCCATCAGCCTTATCCTCATTCAGCAATTTCCTGCTGGGTGAGATTTTCTCCCAG GACCCTCTCAGAGCTAGTGATAAAACATTGATGAGCTGTGGGCCATATGCGATGAAAGAGGAAGATGCAATGGTTTATAGAAGACCATATCTAACATCTGGTTCTTCTGGTTTTGCATTAAATGCTATAAGCAAGGCAATGAAGAAGGAGCTGAAG GCTTATGTTGAAGACATGAGGGCAGTATTATCCAGCCAGACTTGGAAAGTGCCCACAACAATATGTTGGGGCCAAAGAGACCGCTGGTTGAGCTATGATGGTGTTGAAGATTTCTGTAAAGGATTAAACCATAAACTGGTTGAACTTCCAATG GCAGGACATCATGTACAGGAGGATTGTGGAGAAGAGCTTGGCCAGATCATTGCTAGGATACTTGCCAAGGGCTAA
- the LOC131239535 gene encoding uncharacterized protein LOC131239535 isoform X5: protein MAIIEANISALRSRLPPPSTLHTRFPPASLDFSRPDIQKQKSRFRCKSTSRDSDNEYLLDAPVSIGDGFSFSGGKYSDGPSPSDEWFKRGKIVKAHPVLDSGGKAKDPIFGLTMGAASQASADVFRWFCIEEGSAANPLVMLMHGFPSQAYSYRKVLPTLSKDYRAIAFDWLGFGFSDKPQPRYGFDYTLDEYVSSLESLINEFATEKLSLVVQGYFAPVIVKYASSHQEKLKHLVLLNPPLTDEHTKLPSALSSFSNFLLGEIFSQDPLRASDKTLMSCGPYAMKEEDAMVYRRPYLTSGSSGFALNAISKAMKKELKAYDLTQVGP from the exons ATGGCCATCATCGAAGCCAACATCTCAGCCCTCCGATCTCGGCTTCCTCCCCCATCCACTCTCCACACTCGCTTCCCACCCGCAAGTCTCGATTTCAGCCGTCCCGATATCCAGAAACAGAAATCCAGATTCCGGTGTAAATCAACGAGTCGCGATAGCGACAAT GAATATTTGTTAGATGCTCCTGTTTCAATCGGGGACGGATTCTCTTTCAGCGGAG GAAAATATTCAGATGGGCCGAGCCCATCCGATGAATGGTTTAAGCGTGGGAAGATT GTGAAAGCTCATCCTGTTCTTGATAGTGGTGGGAAGGCAAAGGATCCCATTTTTGGCCTTACAATGGGTGCTGCTTCTCAAGCCTCAGCTGATGTTTTCAG ATGGTTTTGCATTGAAGAAGGAAGTGCTGCTAATCCTTTGGTTATGTTGATGCATGGTTTTCCTTCACAG GCATATTCCTATCGCAAAGTTCTTCCCACACTGTCAAAAGATTATCGTGCCATTGCTTTTGATTGGCTAG GTTTTGGATTTTCAGATAAGCCTCAACCAAGATATGGTTTTGACTACACTTTGGATG AATACGTGTCATCCTTGGAATCTCTTATCAATGAATTTGCGACAGAGAAGCTTTCCCTTGTCGTTCAG GGATACTTCGCTCCGGTCATTGTCAAGTATGCTAGCTCTCATCAGGAAAAGCTGAAACATCTTGTACTTCTCAATCCTCCG CTGACGGACGAGCATACAAAATTGCCATCAGCCTTATCCTCATTCAGCAATTTCCTGCTGGGTGAGATTTTCTCCCAG GACCCTCTCAGAGCTAGTGATAAAACATTGATGAGCTGTGGGCCATATGCGATGAAAGAGGAAGATGCAATGGTTTATAGAAGACCATATCTAACATCTGGTTCTTCTGGTTTTGCATTAAATGCTATAAGCAAGGCAATGAAGAAGGAGCTGAAG GCCTATGATCTTACCCAAGTTGGCCCATGA
- the LOC131239535 gene encoding uncharacterized protein LOC131239535 isoform X4, producing MAIIEANISALRSRLPPPSTLHTRFPPASLDFSRPDIQKQKSRFRCKSTSRDSDNEYLLDAPVSIGDGFSFSGGKYSDGPSPSDEWFKRGKIVKAHPVLDSGGKAKDPIFGLTMGAASQASADVFRWFCIEEGSAANPLVMLMHGFPSQAYSYRKVLPTLSKDYRAIAFDWLGFGFSDKPQPRYGFDYTLDEYVSSLESLINEFATEKLSLVVQGYFAPVIVKYASSHQEKLKHLVLLNPPLTDEHTKLPSALSSFSNFLLGEIFSQDPLRASDKTLMSCGPYAMKEEDAMVYRRPYLTSGSSGFALNAISKAMKKELKVLETRRLWDFHFFIFLKG from the exons ATGGCCATCATCGAAGCCAACATCTCAGCCCTCCGATCTCGGCTTCCTCCCCCATCCACTCTCCACACTCGCTTCCCACCCGCAAGTCTCGATTTCAGCCGTCCCGATATCCAGAAACAGAAATCCAGATTCCGGTGTAAATCAACGAGTCGCGATAGCGACAAT GAATATTTGTTAGATGCTCCTGTTTCAATCGGGGACGGATTCTCTTTCAGCGGAG GAAAATATTCAGATGGGCCGAGCCCATCCGATGAATGGTTTAAGCGTGGGAAGATT GTGAAAGCTCATCCTGTTCTTGATAGTGGTGGGAAGGCAAAGGATCCCATTTTTGGCCTTACAATGGGTGCTGCTTCTCAAGCCTCAGCTGATGTTTTCAG ATGGTTTTGCATTGAAGAAGGAAGTGCTGCTAATCCTTTGGTTATGTTGATGCATGGTTTTCCTTCACAG GCATATTCCTATCGCAAAGTTCTTCCCACACTGTCAAAAGATTATCGTGCCATTGCTTTTGATTGGCTAG GTTTTGGATTTTCAGATAAGCCTCAACCAAGATATGGTTTTGACTACACTTTGGATG AATACGTGTCATCCTTGGAATCTCTTATCAATGAATTTGCGACAGAGAAGCTTTCCCTTGTCGTTCAG GGATACTTCGCTCCGGTCATTGTCAAGTATGCTAGCTCTCATCAGGAAAAGCTGAAACATCTTGTACTTCTCAATCCTCCG CTGACGGACGAGCATACAAAATTGCCATCAGCCTTATCCTCATTCAGCAATTTCCTGCTGGGTGAGATTTTCTCCCAG GACCCTCTCAGAGCTAGTGATAAAACATTGATGAGCTGTGGGCCATATGCGATGAAAGAGGAAGATGCAATGGTTTATAGAAGACCATATCTAACATCTGGTTCTTCTGGTTTTGCATTAAATGCTATAAGCAAGGCAATGAAGAAGGAGCTGAAG GTTCTAGAAACTAGAAGGCTGtgggattttcatttttttatttttttaaaaggttag